Within Planococcus citri chromosome 2, ihPlaCitr1.1, whole genome shotgun sequence, the genomic segment gaaaattagataaaagtttgatttttttaaaacaacgaCTTTTGTTGGTAACTAAATTGAGTTCTTGTTGGcatgaaaatttacataaagGGCATTATAATATAAAGAAGAAGTGGAAGCAACAGAATAAATTAaaccaattttctttttttctcttgaataatttttttttttttttaaatataaaagtGTCCctttggctgaatttttttcagtacataCCGATCACTTTCAAGTATTCATTCGAGTTCAATTTCCTCGATTACAAACAATCCTTCGcaggtactcgtacctacgttgATAAGTTTAtcgaagcttttgaaaaagaaaccaCGCGCGATAAAAAAGCTTTCGACTCGTAGTAATTTTATTTATCGAATCGAACTTGTcagctgttttaaaaaaatggacctaagtacctatttaacgATCAGGCATAAAGTGGTCAAGAGATTCTCACTTTTGTTATTTAATGTTTACCTATACTCTTCCTAATTGATAAAGTAACTCAAAATTGCCATCATTGTACATGATAAAAGACGAAAACCcctatgtaaatatttttcaactatttttactcatttttcaaacaataaaagtgtaaaaattcGCTCTACACGAAAGTGAGACGAACATAAGAAGACGTGTAAATTGACGTGTTGCCTTCTTGAAAGAACAGCTTTGATAGGGTAGTTTGGACAATACATGCCATTTTTATTATCCCCCATACGACTCAATTAAGTACACTAAACTCGAATTTACAACTTTCTTTTCTCTTCttcattgtttcaatttttttttttttttttttgagtgatgttctcagaaatttttcacctgTATATTCTCTAATTCTTCCATTTGTAGGTGTGGTAAAATTTACGCGACGAAGTAGACttattttgtcgatttttggaataaaaatgaaacaaaattatcTAATTTGCTCGTCATTACAGAGCTTATAATTTTTATACGACGACGGTTGTAATAAAATACGACCGAGTGGAcgaagcgaaaaaaattcaccacgtCGTATACATATAATGAATACCTCATTTATATTTATATACCTACGCTAGACGTATTATATCTCGACTCGAAAACGCTTAAAAACTCCTCGTATAAATTAAGTAgatatataaattttcaacacctTGAATTTATTATCTCTACACGAGTAAactctttatttattttatcgGTCGCGTAATTCGCCGAGCGATGATTAAATTTCGTACGATAATTAAAACCTTACTTAGTCTATGGCAAAACGCAAtcgaactcgaaaatttttattaaatttccatAACGAACAAATTTTAGACTTAAtagatacctttttttttttttttttcgtttctattATTAATCACGTGTATTTGTAAATTCGATCGAGTGCATTATTTTAATAATACTGGTTCCTAAaacagaaacaattttttcgaattcaacttaattattttattaatcgtTGTTACTATTTTTGTTGACTGTGTGTTTATTGttgaaagttcttttttttctttttattaatttttaaggTGTACTCTTTTCTTACTCGTAGGACACGAATGGGCTTTAAATATTATAGATTAATTTTGTATACTGTTTTGTTACAAGATGAAATCTACCCTGTATGTCTCCGGTATTCgggccccctcccccctcctcgaCCCTTGTCTCTGAAAACCGGAGATATTCGACCATTTATGATGTACGTGTATAACGACGAAGCGTGcaaaaaacacatattttttttattgtatagaatatttttttcttttgtagtCTCGAGcgatattttatattatttatttcttACATTTATAACGCACTTAGATTTTATACGGTATCATTATATACTCTGTAATCATATTAGAAATGTTAGGGCAGCACTTTGCATTTCCTCTGTTTCCCTATTGACCCCATGAGCCCCCGTATTTGTCAATCGTGTTAAGTTGTAAGTTAATTTAGATCTCAAAATAGCTGACTTTTCGGGGGGGTAATGTATCATTGCGATCAGTTGACCGGAGTTTGGTGCTATATTCGAACATGAGACCGGATTTATTTGATCGTATTAGGCAAaagatactcgtatttgatGAGAAACTGGTGTTTTTATGATGatggatatttaaaaaaaaaaactccttgtATATATAAAATCGCAATTTATTGGTTATgtttctcttgaaaaattttgttacttaatttttaaagtttattttttatacgtgttggaaatttcaatgtgttttttaaattcgaaaaaaataaaatgtggatttttttggcccaaaaacAGGAAACTTggtacttatgttttttttatatagGCAAATGAtggattactttttttttttacaataagacTCTTATTAGTAATTTATTGGTGTGCTAGTCCGTCCAAGGATAtatttattacttattattattattattatttttttagaaagtattatttacatattttttttaaattttaaatttgaatcttttttttttaaatgtcaaaattgaaaaattttatttttataaattgattcGGTTAAATCAACAATtgatgaaaatcttcaaaacctgtaatcatgttgaaatttccatattttaaCGATTAATAAATAATGCCTACTACGAACCTAGGAACCTACATGCAGACGAATTTTGTATTCCATGTAAATAATATTCGCATTAGTGTTATTGAACCCTTTTAATATTATCACGCAACTCTTTATTTActattaggactttttgacttttttttttgtttgatttttttacctactcgtattacgtAGTTTTGCTCTCGTTATGTGTTCGGATTATCtggtacattttaattttttttactcgagtttCGATCCGAAACAGGATTAAAGTACAAAATTTAACGATGTCGTTTACTTGATGATCCGATATGGCGAGGTATTACCtgcataatataaaaaatacttaataatcGTGATGTTTAATTTTGGCATCTGTAGAATTATGCCGGAAAAAATAATAGTGCTTCGAACTTTCCCCTTTTGTGTAATTTTACCTCACTATTGATTGATATTATGCTACTTATAGATATTGAAATTTCGAACAAGAACCCGTATGAAcgtatctatctacctatacttaatGAACTGATGTTTATGAaagcattttagaaattttatctATGTATTACATTGGACCAAATATCGTAAACGATgaatatttttgtgtatttttttgtttaagttgttttttttttttacatcgctCATTTCGTGTAAGTAACGCCTTTTAAACATAATATGCctctttatttttattgtatcgcattgtattaaaaaatttttgttacttAAATCATGTGTCTAGAatagatggatttttttgaatgtatgCCATTATATATGTGTGAATGCTGTGATGTGAGTTTTCACTATTTTATTACACTTAAATATAATAATCTTTCTTTCttgtgaattttaatttattttattatggtGTTCGGATCGATATTTTTTACGTTCTTGGATGAGTAAAATGATGGCCGGACTCGACAAAACATCTTACTTATCAGAATAGTGGGTTTATAAGGTGTTAGaaaatttggatgaattttttttagccaaaagtACCGACCATCATCACTTAAGTTCAggctaaaaaaattgcaaaaatgattAAGAAATGATTCGATAAGGTTCTGCCAAGATTTGAACCCATTTTGATCGGCCATGTgcaacctttttcaaaaatttcaataatggcccaattttaggctcaaaagTTTTTTAAGAGtggtcaaaaatattttcgtcgaaatatttgaaatttcttgcaaaaatctcgaaaatcatgGGTCAAGTTTAGACTTGACAATTTtctaaattgttcaaaaaaaagttttgatgagaatttttgattttctgtcaaaatttcaagtcatcgATTGATGGATTGCATATTACGTTAAGTACATATCTCTAAAAACCCCGGAAATCATAGtcaattttatgctttttataGGTCACAGAACActcctttcaaaaatatgaaaaatcacgaCTCCAATTATTATTTAGggctcaaaattgatcaaaaatgcttagaaaatggaaatttttgattttataaaagtCCAATAATCATGATCTAgttttaggctcaaaattctgtaaaaacgctcaaaaaagtgttcatcgaaatatttgaatttcttgcaaagTTTTGACTCATTTTGGTGCGtcgtgtaacttttttttttcaattcccagAATTATGGGCCAAGCttgggcttaaaatttttggaaagtgctaaaaaaaattgtagtagaaatttttgattttctgctgaacttttaaacaatttttctcatGGTTGGTTTGGTAGATCGCAAAAcacgtttttccaaaattccaaaacttatactcaattttgagttcaatttttttttaaatgctcaaaacaatgttttgttgaaatattaaaatttatcgcgaaatttttatccattttgatTGGGTCACACGTCATTCTttgaaaataccgaaaattacaacccaattttgagctcaaaatgttTCAGTTGTGTTTGAGACAAGTtttgatgaacatttttgatCTTCCGCTGAAGTTTTAATCTACCTTCTCAATTTGTTCTGTCACagaaacatttctcaaaaattcaaaaaattatgactcaattttgggcttaaaattctttaaacatgctcgaaaacattttcgttgaaatatttgaatttgtcgcaaatcaaaaaatctcaaaaaagtttcgatggaaagttttgattttctactATTTTAATCTAATCTGCTCAATCGCATCAGTTAcatgacacatttttcaaaatttcaaaataccaagTACCAAGGATATACCTAACACAaactcagaatttttcaaaaaagctcaataaaattttgatggaaatattTGATTTACTGCCATAACTACTTTGATCGGTCGCATGAAATCTTGTTTGAGAATTCCGagaatcatgacccaattttgaaatcaaaattcttttaaaacgttcaaaaaacattcttgttgaaatatttgaatttctcgtgaaattctAGGAAATGTTTCTCCTTTTTGGCTTAAAgtccttcaaaaaatataattaattagACTGTAGACTATAAATTCTTGTTTGAGAggttcaaaataattatgtaggtacttattatgaTGATGATGTGATCCTCTGCATGACTTTTGagcttcatttttgagttttgtccCTTCCAATTCGTGAGTTACGTTTGAAGGCGACCttaaatttgaattcagcgttTCTTAAAACGCCCTCTAtactgaatttgaatttttttttcttcagccctctcaaaaaaatgataaaataattcgaaaaatcaaaataatttcattctcGAATATCTAGGTCATGTTATTAGGCGAATAAATTGAAATGCAATTCGAAAACGGTTCGCCTTTGTAGATTCTGGATATGCAGCTTATTCGACATTTTGAAATCATCGTAACAGTGTTACTTTGACTATTTTGACCCACAAAGCTGGTTGTGGTATTAGGAGAATATAAAATGTAGAAGGTCGCtaggttcaaattttcaactggtcAAGGAGTTCGTTATTATTTCAACAGATAGCGCCACGTATCCACAAGAAGTaagaacttgaaattcccaGTTATTTGCAAATGCCAGCATAGTTTGTTAATATTTCGAGAGATGGCGTTAGGCATCCGTTagcattaaattaaattttaaacttgatgtttttgaatatttttcgtcaCGGTCgacgatatttttaaaaaacatttcaagcATAAATTTATATTTGTTTTGAGTCTGAACTCGAAATTGGCTTCGAGAGGCGAggtgcagaatttcaaatttagctCAGTCGAAAGTCAAAAGTAATATAGCtcttcaaaaatcagaattcctGTAAGACCTCTCAATCAAGAACTTGAAATCATTTCAGCACAGAAAGGAGGGGGAAAGCAtgaaatcagcaaaaaaattcgatcatCTCACCTTCACTAcgtattgaaatatttctagACATATTTTTGAATCCCTTAAGCCCTTTGACACTATTTCGGTGACAAAACCAGGAAACAAACtcgaatattgaaattttatgagacAAAAATTTATGGTCAGtgatttgaatttcgaaaataattatttttcggaGGATTGttaggtattttatatttttcaatacttgtttttaatgtagaaaaaaaaaagcttaaatcCAAGATGTCACACATTCAGATGTTGGGTACATTATTTCATACATCTCTATCATTACCTGCATAATCCATAGTTGAGAAATAAATATTATGATCACATCGAAATATTTAATTACCATTTGCAATGaaatacctaaatgaaaaaaatggacgagtcttacattttttgataattggaAATGTATTTCTTCagtaatacatacctattttaaaataaattactaTGCGCCTTAAGcacattgaaaataaataaaacaattatCGAGATGACTTAGTCACAATTCACACAATGGCGTATTGTATCGCCAACTCATACAGAGCAAATAACCATCGATAAAAAACCGAaacaacaaaatataaaaataatacgtaaGAACCAAGCGCAAGAAGAAAATTTACGAAATCgttcaataataatattaaatttttacacttCATAAGCATAGGTATACGTAGGTAATTATAAATTCTGACTTTAggataaaaataggtaagtacatatataaatataaaactgctaaaaacaagacttttcgTGAACACAACAATTAAATGAAACTGAAATCTCTATTTCTAAAacataatacatacaaaaaCCTGAGAACTTGAGGTACTTAGCACATGGTAATGTTTTACTGTGCTTGTGCCTCATTTAACACACTATACCCACATTACTCTCTTGGTAGCGAGTACTAGACcaataggtattttcaaattacagaAAAACTTTCCTACTGTATTTAAACGTATCATTGTTTTGATACgtttattcgataaaaaaaaagcgaCATATTATTGAGCTAAAAATTCGCGACTTTCATTCTCGAAATTCAATACGAATGCGCAGCAAAATTCTAGGTAAGCTGAGTGTTTCAATCATCATCGTCAATTACAATGTAATCTTTCACAACAGGTTCAACGTGTTTTTTCGCACGAGTCGGAGTTCGTCCAATTTTCAACGGATCATGTTGAGATGGTTCTATCTTGAGGGTTTCACTAACATTCGCGAAGTCTTCGACGACCGCGACCCTCAAATTAGGAAAATTCGCCTCGAATTGCGAATCTAAATTAACGTcgcaaaaattaaatgaaacagGGGTTTCGTCTTCTTCGGGACTGACTTGCTCGTCATCTTCGAATAACGATTTAACCCTTAAATCCAAATCTTTACTAACTCTTTTTATTGGTCTACCTGGGTAAAATTGTTCTTCCGAAACGTaatcacgtttttttgaaaattcgtcttCATCGACCGTTGAATCTAAATGCTGTCTAAACTTTGGCGTGTTCTTGATTTTGAGTTCTTTTTGACGTGCAACTGACTTGCTGTTTACGCTAGTTTGGGTAACAATTTTCTCCAATCTTTTCAAAGCGTTTTTTCTCGTGTGATCTTTCTTCTGGTGATTTTTCCACACATGACGATTCAAGATCAATTTCGAATTGAAGGTAGCATCGCAAACACCGCACGAAAATCGAATCACTTGCTGCTGCGGTGGCGGCAGTTTGAGCGAACTCGGTAGTCGTAAATCTCCTACTACTTCGTGAAAATTTCTATAATGTTGCTCCAGCACCACCTCCTGTTTATGATGGAAATCACAATAATTACACCAGATGTGCGTATCTATGGACACCTCGCGACATTTTAGTTTATGAGTAATCATCGATCTCTCCCAATAAAAAGTAGTTTTGCAGAGTTTACAGGTGAACGGTCGAACTCCCGTGTGAAACCTTTCATGGCGCAATTTACTCGAGATCGTAGCGAAAGTATTAGGACAATAAGAGCAACATAATTCATTGGTGTATACCATTTCTACACCACCTGGTGTTATTAAACGTTTTTTAGTACGTGGTTTTTTGACATTCGTAGTCGTTATTTTAGCGAGTGATTCTTCAACCGTAAGAATATCCTTATTCTCAAACTTGGATGATTTCGAGCTCTTCGCATTCTCTTCTTTTCGGGGtttcggtaaaattttttgtacataaCCGCTGCTTATATTACTCAGAACTTTAGACGAAGGTTTACGATTTCTACGTAGGTTCATTTTACGTATTTTCATCTTACGCCTTTCCGATTCGATATCGGCTGGTTTTTTCGCTGTGACTGCGGGTTTGGACACGGTGCTAACCAAATTATTATGGCACTCTCTATGGAAACGATTTATATGCGTTCTCAGTATGGCTAAATTGTTGAACGTACACCAGCAGAAACTACAAGTGTACAGGCATGATCCAGTGTGTGAATCTTGCTCGTGTTTTTCTTTATCGCATCTCCTTCTGAACGTAAATGGGCAAAATGAACAGGTGAATTTAGCAGAACTGTCAATCAAATCTTTCTTAGTTTGTTCCGGATTAGGCTGTTCGATCTCATGCATGCGTTTCTTGTGAAGTCTTAATTGAGTGATGTCTGCAAATATCTTTTCGCAAGTAAGGCACatgaataatttctcattttcaggATTTCGATCAAGTCGTTTCGAAGGAGATGCAGTGGTACtgttctgcatttttttcttcaagttgtCATTAGATTTGTCTGAGGTGGTTTTCAGCCTTGGTTTACACGAACGATGTGGACTGGTTCTGGATTTTGAAGTAAACTCTgtggacaaaaattgaaacattagtTCCTTACTGAGCTCTCCTGTAATAATTTTAGGCGTAGGTATTTGAATTATGTGAATATTTagaaattaaatattattttgaacgTTTATTTACTCGAAagtaatttcaacaaattttgataatattgacataattttatattatgtagaaaaatgaattaaattcgAGGGTGAGATGATTGTtttaaaatggcaattttttctccaaaagtggccattttcaaaaatccaacagCACCTAcgcacttgaaaaataatttgttttcaaattttaaggaaGTTGCGTTCCAAATCTAAAATTCCATTTAggctccaatttcaacacgctgaaTTGATTGGAGGTGGCTTAAGACGTTTTTGAGTCACCAacgatattttggaaatttcagattttcatgaaattccaTAAAAGCTATACCTACAAAGCTACAAAATAACTGTAGCAGTAGTATGTATAATCGCGATTGGTTATTAGAGACTTATGTGGTCGATCATaccccattttttcaaaatctagggctcgtactcaattttttccaaaaaaaaaaaaggtaactttgGAACCAAAAAAGAGCAAAACAataatgcaataaaaaaatcaccaaaaaaaacaaacaaaaagaaCGGAACCATTAGGaggtaaataaatacaaattattttcaataatatagAACCGGCGAAGAGCAATGTGAAATGCTGCATTAATTTCCGAAAGACCAACTCGAATTTGTGAACATCAATCAACGTATGTATCTTTCACAGCCATATGAACGATCAGTCGATCAATCAATTATAATTCTGAAAACAATAATGTTACCATTTTCACTCCAATTAAGTATACCTTTATCGATGTAAAATGTAATTAGAAACGCTGCTGGATGGCGATGTCGTTAAACACAATCTTCTAAACTGAAGATAACCTCGTAGACAGATAAAATGCTTCAGGAGCTGGAgctgaaaaataataccatgtTTACTAGGTAttatatatatttaaaaaaagaagaaaagctCAATATAGAACTCTGAAGTATAAAGAAGAAGTTGAAAAGTAAACAAGAGAAAGATTTAAGACAGATAATTGCAATGCTGACTAAAGACATCgtaacgatgaaaaataaaatacgtactttTCCTAGTAACTTCATGAATCAATTATAGAAGAATCTCGTTGATCAACCAACTCGAAACTGAAATATTGGCTGTCTTTAAAATTCGGTAATAATGCCAATTCGAATATTCTAAGATTAACAACGATCATGCATCTAATTCAATGGACTAGTTGTATTCTCGAAGGAGGAATTATAagtgaaaaatctgaaatcaaatCGATGGTGGATTAggaacaaaaatattcaaatcgtAGAGATTTCGGTGAAATCAACACGTGACCGGACTATCATGAATAGTAAATTCGTTCGTAATTGTTAGATGCTCATTATGGAACTTGAAATGTGTCACCGAAATAAATTTCTGGATTAGGATTACTACCAAGTGATACATAGATAACACTACATTGTAacacaattcgaaaaaatcatattgaaatttGGTGAATACTAAGCAAGGCAAAGCAACAACAATCGTGAAAGTATAGGAATTTAGTAGACTTACGTTTTTTTCTAACTCTAGTCTTCGGTTCCCATAAGTTATATCGCAATTAcatcatgaaaatgaaattaacaaaaaCTCCATTGATCACAGACTCCGGTAAATTCATTTGTCTATCACCCTTACCTTATCAGTATCAGTATTACTCAACATGTTTTAGTTTACTGAATACGAATTGTCAAGTGTACCCCAAAATATGGACGTATTCGTCTCATCTGTATAGAGGCCAGAGGGTGGAAGAGAGAAGAGAGGATTGGTCTTTGGTAATTGGTATCTGGTggtcaaaatcaaaactcagaCTTGAAGTAACTAGatcctcatttttgaaaataaaacacgtacattttcataatttcaccttcaattttcaaaatttagaaaaatcgaaaacttcaTTCATTCCTTGAAAGATGGAAAGTGGAAACAAAcgccaaaaagaaaaacattgcTGTTGCTCCACTCGCCTGATTTCCCTAATCTTCATCGGTCActcattcaatatttttaaaaataaaatctcataGAAATTGCATAATATGATGAtgttaagaaaataaaaataatgaaacgcTCGCTATGAATGAATTGAATCACAAacattttccagaaattgaagTAATCGACGACTTTCTTGAAAGATTTCTTCTGCttgaatatcaaaatttaacaccaattttgaaatagtagattatgcaactagggagataatgtgattttcaacaaattttgaggtttatttcccgagtgaagcgagggaagtaactcaaaatggttgaagatcacattatctcccttgttccataaaatattttacgtttttaagggAGAAAATCGCTAGTTTGTCCACCGAGCGATTAGCGAGCGGGAGATAATGTAGcggattatctccctagaaacgtaaatgaaaattttactcgtacataaaaTATTATCTGTCTTCATTTTGATCAGTATTAACACAAGGAAACAGattcgttcaaaattcaaacatattttttttcaaaagcatgacaaattaattaataataaattaatatagATTACAGCCAACATTAATGGTcgcaaaaatggtcaaaatagaagatgaaaaatcacaaacatataaattaaattaaaaaacaataactTAATTTGAGCAAATGCAAAATAATATCGAATATCTTTTTCGACGTTTCAGTGTAACAACATATTACGAGTAATGAAAATACTTGAGTGGAATAAAAATAAGTTAAATACCTAAAAACTAGTGGACGAAATAGTAAAAAACATGgtaatcctcaaaaaaattcacagcaCATAAGCGTCAACTTTTAATCGTCAATTACGATGAATTCTGACCAAAGAGCTTCATCATCGTCGTCCATTCTCTCATCAGGTTCTTCCTTAATAAAGACCGGCGATTGTTTTCCAGCAGCATCATTTTGAAGGGCATCTGAAGAATGATTTTCTTTCTGAAGGAAAGATTCGTATTCGTTCAAATCAAATTCGTGCGTATTTTGATAGTGCAGTTCTAAATTGGTTCGCACTTTGGTGCAGTAATCGCAAAAGTGGCACCAAATCATGTCATGCATATCACCACATTTCATTTCGTGATCAGAACACGTACGCGGTAAACGGAATACCATTTCACAATCTTTGCACTTATATGACCATTCACCGGTGTGGATTTTCTCGTGTAATTGTTTTGAATAcacatttgcaaaaaagttcgGGCAATATGAACAGAACAAATCATCAGCGTAGATCATTTTCACGCCACCAGGAGTATGATGCTTAGGTACAGAATTCGATTGGTTCACACCTTCGGTATACTTTTTGGTTGATTCCAAATCTGTTGAAACTTCACGTTTTCTTCGTTTacgttttttcaacgaaatatgTTTACCATGGGCTTTTCTTTCGTGCCTATACACGTTAAATTTAGCAGTGAATCTCGAATCGCAGTAGGAACATTTGAAGGCTCCATTTTTCGAGCGTTTTCGGACAACGTTGGAGTTACTAGCTTGGCACTCTGGGCGATTTAGTACAGCGTTCGAGTTATTAGCTTGACATTTTGGACTATTTTGGACAGCGGTCGAGTCAGTAGCTTGACATTTTGCGGAGAATTCGTGTTTTCGTAACCAGTTGACGGAAGAAAATACTTTTCCACACTTTGAACAAGCAGTTTGCTCTTCTTTCTTGGAATTTACGCCAGAAATTTGCGGTGCAAACTGTTTTCGTTCTTTGTGGTCGTTCCTCTCGTGAATGAGTAGATTTCCGAACCGTAAGAAAAGTCGAGTACATTTCTTGCACTGGAAAGGGCGCAGCTTACCGAGAGAAGTTTGATGAATCTGTCTCAAATGTTCTTTAAGGTTGCTCTTCTGAAGTATCAACTCGCATACGGGGCACTTGACAGCTTCTTGAAAGCTCTTACAGTCATGACCTGCCAAGTGTTTCTTATATTCGACTGAACCGAGCAGTTGTTTTTTGCACTTGACGCACGTGTAAGTTTTTTTCGGGGGCCCACGTCCGGTACGGATCACACGGTTGAAATGAGATGAATCTCGATGTACATTCTTCATATGATTTTTGTACATCGATATTCCATGCAGTCTTTTTTCACATAACGAACATGAGTAAATATACATTTTCATGGGACAGTATAGTACACCAACTATTTTCGGCGTTTCGCTTTGTTCAACAATACTTTTTGGAATATTTACGGTGGGATTCATCTTTGAATCACGTTCGTCGTCTGGCTTATAATTCAA encodes:
- the LOC135836561 gene encoding zinc finger protein 605-like — translated: MQNSTTASPSKRLDRNPENEKLFMCLTCEKIFADITQLRLHKKRMHEIEQPNPEQTKKDLIDSSAKFTCSFCPFTFRRRCDKEKHEQDSHTGSCLYTCSFCWCTFNNLAILRTHINRFHRECHNNLVSTVSKPAVTAKKPADIESERRKMKIRKMNLRRNRKPSSKVLSNISSGYVQKILPKPRKEENAKSSKSSKFENKDILTVEESLAKITTTNVKKPRTKKRLITPGGVEMVYTNELCCSYCPNTFATISSKLRHERFHTGVRPFTCKLCKTTFYWERSMITHKLKCREVSIDTHIWCNYCDFHHKQEVVLEQHYRNFHEVVGDLRLPSSLKLPPPQQQVIRFSCGVCDATFNSKLILNRHVWKNHQKKDHTRKNALKRLEKIVTQTSVNSKSVARQKELKIKNTPKFRQHLDSTVDEDEFSKKRDYVSEEQFYPGRPIKRVSKDLDLRVKSLFEDDEQVSPEEDETPVSFNFCDVNLDSQFEANFPNLRVAVVEDFANVSETLKIEPSQHDPLKIGRTPTRAKKHVEPVVKDYIVIDDDD
- the LOC135836562 gene encoding zinc finger protein 583-like, which produces MNPTVNIPKSIVEQSETPKIVGVLYCPMKMYIYSCSLCEKRLHGISMYKNHMKNVHRDSSHFNRVIRTGRGPPKKTYTCVKCKKQLLGSVEYKKHLAGHDCKSFQEAVKCPVCELILQKSNLKEHLRQIHQTSLGKLRPFQCKKCTRLFLRFGNLLIHERNDHKERKQFAPQISGVNSKKEEQTACSKCGKVFSSVNWLRKHEFSAKCQATDSTAVQNSPKCQANNSNAVLNRPECQASNSNVVRKRSKNGAFKCSYCDSRFTAKFNVYRHERKAHGKHISLKKRKRRKREVSTDLESTKKYTEGVNQSNSVPKHHTPGGVKMIYADDLFCSYCPNFFANVYSKQLHEKIHTGEWSYKCKDCEMVFRLPRTCSDHEMKCGDMHDMIWCHFCDYCTKVRTNLELHYQNTHEFDLNEYESFLQKENHSSDALQNDAAGKQSPVFIKEEPDERMDDDDEALWSEFIVIDD